A DNA window from Hemitrygon akajei chromosome 26, sHemAka1.3, whole genome shotgun sequence contains the following coding sequences:
- the anapc13 gene encoding anaphase-promoting complex subunit 13, translated as MDSEVQRDGRILDLIDDAWREDKLPYEDVEIPLSELPEPEQDNGGTTESINEQDMKWTDLALQNLHENTPSAGS; from the exons ATGGACAGCGAGGTGCAGCGAGATGGCAGAATTCTGGACCTGATTGACGATGCATGGCGAGAAGACAAGCTACCATATGAAGATGTGGAGATCCCACTG AGTGAACTTCCAGAACCCGAGCAGGATAATGGTGGAACTACTGAATCAATCAATGAACAAGACATGAAATGGACTGACTTAGCTTTACAAAACTTGCATGAAAATACCCCATCCGCAGGAAGCTAG